In Candidatus Accumulibacter cognatus, the genomic window CCGATTCGCCATGCCATGGAGTCGGGGCGTGCGCCATCGCCGCCACAGATACTGTTGCGACTCCTGCAAATGGTCGACGATGACTGTACGACCATGGCCGAGCTGGCCAGCCTGGTCGAGCAGGATCCGGGCTTGTGCACCCGCGTCCTGACCGCTGCCAACTCATCCGCGCTCCGGCGTGGCAATCCCCTGCGCAGTATCGAAAGTTGCCTGCTGGCACTCGGTACCCGCCTGGTTCGTTCGATCGCGACCTGTCTGTCGGTCCAGAGTCTGTTTGACGAACGGACCGCTACGCGGGTGGTCGATCTGTCAGGCTTCTGGACACACTCGCTGCTGGTCGCCGAGCTGTCCCGCAGCCTGGCGGCGGCTACCAGCTATCAGCAACCGGATGAAGCTTATCTGGCGGGCCTGCTGCATGATGTCGGGGAACTCATTCTGCTCTCGGCCCTGGGCGAGCCCTATCTGAAGCTCATCGCTGCCTGTCCCGATGAAAGCGCTTTGTCGGCAATGGAAAAGGAAAGCTTCGGTGTTGACCATGGCGAAATCGGTACCTGGCTTGCCGATCAGTGGCATCTTGATTCGTCGTTTGCCGATGGCATCCTCTTCCACCACCAGCCGGCCGAGCAGATGCTGACCGGCACGCATCTGACCCAGGTGGTGTGGCTGGCACACGCGCTGGCTTGCGACGATGAGGTGAGCGAGGAACTCGGGCAACTCGCCGAGCAGATGTTTGGCAACGCCAACAGCAGCCTCCTGAGTGCGTTGCGTGCTCAGGCCGCACAACGAATGTGCATGCTTGCCGAGGCTCTCGGCATGACGCTCCAGGAACGGCAGGCCGGTGGCAGGAGCACCGGCCTGCCGCGCGTACTCGGCATGGACCCCCGCCCCGTGCCCGACACCCATAGCCAGATTGCTCACCTCATCGGCAACCAGGCCCTGATGCAACCCTTGCAAGATGATCTGTTTGCGCTCGATTCCGCTGCCGAAGTGTTTTCCGGTCTGCGTGCATCGGCGCGCATCCTGTTTGACCTGAACCATCTCGCGTTCCTGCTGTGCGATCCGCTGGACGGCAGGCTGACAGGCCAGGGCATCGCCGAACAGGCCCCTGTGTTCAGTCAGGTCAGCATCCTTCCCGAGGAGCAGCGAAGCCTGGTGGCAGCGGCGGCGCTCAGCAAGCAGATCCGATCTTCGTACGACCGTGATCCGCCAGCGGCGAAGTCCCTGATGGACCTGCAGTTTGCCCGGGCTTTTGCGAGCAACGGCCTGTTGTGTATTCCGATGATTGGGCGTAGAGGAACGGTCGGGGTCATGGTTGCCGGCCTGAGTGCAGGCCAGTTTGCCCGGCTTGGTCGCCGTTTGCCGGGTCTGGCGAACTTCGGACGAATTGCCGGCAACAGTCTGGAAAGTTGGCGCGCAGCCCAGGAAGTCCGTGTCCAGATCGAGGACGCGGTTGTGGAGCGTTTTACTCGCCAGGCCAGGCACATCGTGCACGAAGCGGGCAACCCGCTGACCATCATCAAGAGCTATCTCAAGATACTGAGCGCAAAGCTGCCGCAGGCGGCCGAGGTTCGCCACGAACTGAACATCCTGAACGAAGAAATCGAACGAGTGGCCAGCATTGTGCGACGCATGCGCGATACCCCCGAGGTGCAGGCTGATGAGCACACGGTCGACCTCGGCAAGTTGCTGCGCGAACTGTTGCTGCTCTATCGCGAGGTGCTTTTCGATTCACGGGGCATTGTCGTCGAAACGCTCCTGCCGGCACAGACCGTCCGGATTGCCTGCGATCGCAACAGCCTCAAGCAGATCCTCCTCAACCTGTGGAAAAATGCCTCCGAAGCTCTTGCCCGGGGACAACGCTGCAGAATTTCGTTGACTGACGACATCCTGCATCAGGGGCGGCACTTTGCCGAGCTGAAAATCGAGGACAACGGGCCTGGCATCAGTGAAGATGCGATGCGCCCGCTGCATCACCCAGCCGACATCCGTAGCAGAGGAAACCGCGGTATCGGGCTGTCGATCGTCGGGGCACTGGCACAGCGCCTGGGAATCCCGGTGATCTGCCGCAGCAAGCCAGGTTTCGGGACCATGATCGCCTTGCTGTTGCCCATCCCGGAGCGCACGCCGTCCCTGGGCAGTGGCCAGCCACAGCAGAAGACGGTCTTGTCGCCGGACACTTCTCGGGAGCAATCATGAAGGCCATCGCGGAGTTCGAATTTTCGCCACAAAGCCTGGACATTCAGGAGACCCCCTGCAAAATCCTGATCGTCGACGACGAGGAGCGGATTCGGGCGGCCTACCGGCACCTGCTTGCTGGCGAGGGGCGCATCATCGAGGAATGCGGCAGTGGCAGCGAAGCCCGCCATCGCCTTGAGGATCGCGACGTCGATGTCTTGATCCTCGATCTCAATCTGCCCGACATCCATGGGCTGGATATCATGGAATGGATGGTGCACCAGCATGTGCCGACGGCGGTGGTCGTCTTCAGTGGAGACGAATCGATCGACTCGGCCATCCGTGCCCTGCGCCACGGCGCTTTTGAATTCATCCGCAAGCATGGCGATCCTCAGGAACTCATCGATACCGTAGACCGCGTCCTGCATCGCCGTCGGATCGAGCGGGAACACGCCCTGATGACGGTTCGCCTCGAACAGTCCGAACGTCTGCATCGCTTTCTGGTGGAGCAGTCGCCGGATTTCATCTACACGCTCGACAAGGACGGCCTCTTCATCTTCGTCAACGGCCGCGTGCAGGCCATGCTCGGCTACACCCGCGAAGAACTCCTGGGAAAGCATTACTCGATGATCGTGTATCCGGACGATCTGGAACATGCCCGCTTTGTTTTCAACGAACGGCGAATCGGTGAGCGCGCAAGTAACAACGTCGAAATCCGGCTGCAGACGAGAACCCGGGGAGTGCGCCATTTCGAAAACCGGACCATCGTGACCATCCTCAGCGCGCAGGGCATCTATGCTGCCAATGGGCAGCCGACCGACCGGCAATTCATGGGGACCTCGGGCGTTGCACGGGACATCACCGATCGCAAGAAAGCCGAGGAAACGATCGCTTTTCAGGCCTTTCACGATCTGTTGACCGGTCTTCCCAACCGGATCCTGTTCAAGGATCGACTGGGGGTTGCCCTGAAGCAGGCAAAACGGAAAAACAAGCGGGTGGGGGTGATGTTCATTGACATCGACCGTTTCAAGCTGGTCAATGACACCTATGGCCATCACGAAGGCGACGAGTTGCTCAAGTGTTTTGCCGAGCGCAGTCGTAGTTGCCTGCGCTCGGGAGACACCCTGGCTCGCCAGGGGGGCGACGAATTCACCGTACTGTTGCCTGATCTGGGGAACGGTGATGATGCCACGGTCATTGCTGCCAAGATGCTGGCCGAACTCAAGCGACCCTTCAAGGTGGCCGGTCTGGATTTCTTTACCACCGTCAGCATTGGCATCGCGCTCTACCCCGACAACGGCGAAACTCCGGAAGTGCTTTTGCGCAATGCGGATATTGCAATGTACCAGATCAAGGGACGCGGCAAGAACGGCTATCTTCACTATGCGCCCGATATGCACAGTGGTCATAGCATGCGCCTCACACTGGAGGGCGACCTGCGGCAGGCGCTGGAAATCGGCGACCAATTCGAACTGTATTATCAACCTCAGATCAGTTTCAGCCAACGGCGAACGATCGGGATGGAGGCCTTGATCCGCTGGCATCACCCGCGCTATGGCCTGATGATGCCGGATACCTTCATTCCTCTGGCCGAAGATACCGGAATGATCGTCGCCCTCGGCGAATGGGTCATCGACCGCGCACTTTGCCAGTTGGCGTCCTGGCGTAGCAAGGGATTCACCCGTCTACAACTGGCGATCAACCTCTCGCCGAAAGAACTGGAACGCGGTGATTTGCCTGAGCGGATCATGCGGCGTCTCGATACCTACGCGATTCCTGCGGAGGTACTCGACATCGAGATTACCGAGACCCTGCTGATGCAAGACGCCGAGAAAAATATCAGCACGGTCAAGCAACTGCGCAACTGCGGGCTGAAGGTTTCCATCGATGATTTCGGGACCCGCTACTCATCGCTCAACTATCTACGCCGTTTCCCGATCAACAGCATCAAGATCGACCAGTCTTTCGTCCGCGACCTGAACCCCGACAAGCAAAGTTCTACCTCGATCATTCACGCCATTGCCTGCATCGCTCGCAGCTTCGACTTGCGCATACTGGCCGAAGGCGTTGAATCCGAAGCCCAGAGGCAAATGCTCAGCGGCCTGGAATGCGACGACATGCAGGGTTTTCTGTTCAGCCAGCCGCTAACCGCCGCAGCGTTCGAGGGTTTTCTGTCCGGTAGTGACTTCCCGGCACGCGACCGAGCGACCGCCCCGCTGATGTGAAAGACAAATCAGCAAATATCCCTGATTTCTCAAGGCTTTCGTGGCGTTTTCCAGCTTTGGTTGCGCGTGCCCGATTGACGCAGAATCATTCCCACTCGATCGTTGCAGGCGGCTTGCCCGAGATGTCGTAGACCACCCGGTTGATGCCACGCACCTCGTTGATGATCCGGTTCGAGACCTTTCCCAGCAGGCGGTGTGGCAGCTCTGCCCACTGTGCGGTCATGAAATCCTGGGTTTCGACGGCGCGCAGGGCGATCACGTATTCGTAGGTTCGACCATCTCCCATGACTCCCACGGATTTGACTGGCAGGAACACGGCGAAAGCCTGACTGGTCTTCTCGTACCATCCGGCGGCGCGCAACTCATCAATGAAAATGGCGTCGGCACGGCGCAGCAGGTCGGTGAATTCGGGCTTCACCTCGCCCAGAATGCGCACGCCCAGACCGGGACCGGGGAAGGGATGGCGGTAGACCATGTCGTGCGGCAGCCCGAGCGCGACGCCGAGTTCGCGCACTTCATCCTTGAACAGTTCGCGCAGCGGTTCGAGGAGCTTCAGGTTCAGCTGCTCGGGCAGGCCGCCGACATTGTGATGACTCTTGATGGTGTGTGCCTTCCTGGTTTTCGCTCCGGCGGATTCGATCACGTCGGGGTAGATCGTTCCCTGCGCCAGCCAGCGGGCGTTTCCGAGTTTGCCGGCCTCGGTCTGGAAAACCTCGACAAATTCGCGACCGATGATCTTGCGCTTCTGCTCCGGATCGCACACGCCCTGCAGGTGGCCCATGAATTGCGCCGTGGCGTCGACATGCACCACCTTGACGCCGAGATTGCGGGCAAAGGTGCGCATTACCTGGGCGGCTTCGTTGAGGCGCAGCAGGCCGTTATCGACGAAGACGCAGGTCAGCCGGTCGCCGACCGCGCGGTGAATCAGCGCCGCCGCGACCGACGAGTCGACACCCCCCGAGAGACCAAGAATCACCTCTTCAGTGCCGACCTGTGAACGTACCCTGTCGACTGCCTCGGCAACGTAATCGGGCATGTTCCAGTCGTTTCCACAACCGCAGATGTCGTGCACGAAACGGCCGATGATTTCCCTGCCCTTGAGCGTGTGCGTGACTTCCGGGTGAAACTGCACGGCGTAGAAATTGCGTTCCTCGTCGGCCATCGCTGCGATCGGTGTCGATTCGTTGCTGCCGATGATCCGGAAGCCAGGCGGCAATTCGGTGACCTTGTCACCATGGCTCATCCAGACGTCGAGCAGGCCGTGACCCTCGGCATTGCGGCGATCCTCGATGCCCTTGAATAGGGCACTGTGGCCATGCGCGCGCATTTCGGCATAGCCGAATTCACGTCTGTTCGAACTTTCGACCTTGCCGCCCAACTGCTCGGCCATGCTTTGCATGCCGTAGCAGATGCCCAGCACGGGAATGCCAAGCTTGAACACCTGCGACGGGACCTTGAAGTCCGCAACCTCATAGACCGAATTCGGACCTCCGGAGAGAATGATGCCCCGCGGTTTAAAGTCGCGAATGAACTCTGCCGTGACATCGTAAGGATGCAGCTCGCAATACACCTGCTGCTCGCGGACGCGGCGAGCAATCAGTTGGGCGACCTGCGAACCGAAATCGAGAATCAGGATTTTTTGATGGGACATCATCGGTCCTCAAGTGACACGGGCGGCTTTCTGCCGCCCGCCGATGGTCGAATGCCGCTCATTCGATGTGGTAATTCGGTGCTTCCTTGGTGATCTGTACATCATGGACATGTGATTCCCGGACACCCGCGGAAGTGATTTCGACAAAAGTGGCCTTGGTATGCATTTCGTCAATCGTCCGGCAGCCGAGATAGCCCATCGACGAGCGCAGGCCGCCCATCAACTGATGAATGACGGCGAGCACCGGTCCCTTGTAAGGAACCCGACCTTCGATGCCTTCGGGCACCAGTTTGTCGACATTGGCAGCGGCGTCCTGGAAATAACGGTCGGCGGCACCAGCGGCCATGGCACCGATCGAGCCCATGCCACGATACGACTTGTACGAACGTCCCTGAAAAAGTTCCACTTCGCCGGGTGCTTCTTCGGTTCCGGCAAACAGGCCGCCAAGCATGACCGCATCCCCACCCGCGGCAATCGCCTTCGAGATGTCACCCGAGTAGCGTATGCCTCCGTCGGCGATCACCGGTACGCCACTTCCCTGCAGGGCATCGAAGACCATCTGGATGGCAGTGATTTGTGGGACACCTACGCCGGCGACGATGCGCGTGGTACAGATCGAGCCCGGACCGATGCCCACCTTGACGCCGTCGGCACCGTGCGCAAGCATCGCCAGTGCGGCGTCGGCGGTGGCGATGTTGCCGCCGATCACTTCGACCATCGGGAAATTTTTCTTGATCCAGCGGACGCGGTCGAGAACACCTTGCGAATGCCCGTGTGCGGTGTCGACGACCAGTACGTCCACACCTGCCTCGGCCAGAAGTTCGGCGCGTTCCTCTGTGCCAGGGCCCACGCCGACGGCTGCGCCGACCCGCAGGCGGCCGGACGCATCCTTGCTGGCGTCCGGGTGCTCAGTGGTCTTGATGATGTCCTTGACGGTGATCAGGCCGCGCAATTCGAATGCGTCATTGACCACCAGCACACGCTCCAGCCGGTGTTTATGGATCAGTGCCTTGCCTTCCTCGACGGTGGCCCCCTCGCGTACCGTAACCAGGCGATCGCGCGGGGTCATGATGTTCCGGACAGGCTGATCGAGCCGAGTTTCGAAGCGCAGGTCGCGGTTGGTGACGATGCCGACGACAGTCTGGCCATCGAGCACCGGCACACCGGAGATCTTGTGCAGATGGGTCAGGGCCAGCACGTCACGGACCGACATGTTCGGCGGGACGGTGATCGGATCCTTCAGAATGCCGGATTCAAAACGCTTGACCCTGGCAACTTCTGCGGCCTGTGCCTTGGGGCTGAGGTTCTTGTGCACGATTCCGATGCCCCCTTCCTGCGCCAGTGCGATCGCCAGGCGACTTTCGGTGACGGTATCCATGGCCGAGGAAACCAGTGGCAGATTGAGGCTGATGTTGCGGGTCAGACGTGCCCTGAGGGTGACGTCGCGCGGCATGATCGACGAGTGGGCGGGAACGAGCAGAACGTCGTCGAAAGTGAGCGCCTTTTGGATTAAACGCATGGCCTTTGATCCGAGGTCACAAAAACGTATTATACAGCATGCTCCCTGACCGCTGACGGTCATGGCCATGCCCAATCCAGACCATGAAAACGATGACCGTCTCCTTCACTCCCAACCCCTTCCTCACGCTTGCAGACGAGGGGAGATTCGTCAGTCGCTGACGTGATTTTTTACTTTGAATGGACATGAAGCAATTCCTATTGACTGCTGCCAGCGTGCTCTTTGCCCTTGCAGCGCAGGCCCAGATCTACCAATGGCAGGATGAAAACAACCGTACCGTGATTTCCGACCTGCCGCCCAGCGGCCAGGTCCGGCAGCAGCGCAAGATCGAGACGGAAACGCCGGCAGCAAATGCCTCTACCGGCAAGACGATGGCGGATCGCGAGATGGAATTCCGAAAGCGTCAGAAGGACTCGCGAGAAGCTGCCGAGAAGGCCGAAAAGGAACAGCGCATGAACGTGCAAAGGAAGGAAGATTGCGAGGCTTCACGCCGTTCCTTGCAGGTTCTGGAGTCCGGCGAGCGCCTGGCGCTGCGCGACAGCAAGGGCGAACGTTACTTTATCGATGATGCGCAGCGCGCGCAGGAGATCGCCAAAGTCCGCGAGGCTATACAGGTGAACTGCAAGTGAGCACTTGGCCAGCTACTCAACCTCGCTGTCGCCGGCCCTTTTTTTCATGACCTTGCCTTCAGCAGCCCGTTGCTTGCGCACTTCCTTCGGATCAGCGAGCAACGGTCGGTAGATCTCGACGCGGTCGTAATCACGCAGCGTGGCGTCGAGCTTGCTGAGCTTCGCGAAAATACCCACCTTGTTTTTCGTCAGATCAATTTCCGGATACTTCTGAAGCAGTCCCGAAGCCTCGATCGCCTGCCGCACGGTGCTGCCCGCGGGTAGCTGAAGGCTGGCCAGATGCTGCTTGGTCGGCAAGGCATAGACCACTTCGATCATCAGCATCTCAGGCATTCGGCACACCATGGACATCGTACGCACGCTTCACGAAGGCGTCGACGAAAGTGTTGGCAATCTGGCTGAAGACCGGCCCGATGACCTTTTCGAACATCTTGCTGGAGAACTCGTAGGAAAGCTGGAACTCGATCTTGCAAGCATCCGCGGCGAGTGGTTTGAAATGCCACACCCCGTCCAGCCGGCGAAACGGGCCATCGACCAGGTTCATGTTCATCGAGAATGGTGAATCCTTGTTGTTCTCGGTGGTGAAGTGGGATTTGACGCTGCGGTAGTTGATATGCAGGGTAGCGATCGTTCTCGTGTCGTCGCGGAAGATGCAGCGTGTCAGGCTGCACCAGGGCAGAAACTGAGGGTAGTCCTCGACGCGGTCGACCAGGTCGAACATCTGTTGCGACGAATGCTCGATCAGCACCGATTTCTTGACCATGGCCATCTGCTGCCATACCTCGTGAATCCTGTAGAATCCCGGATTCTAGCACTCCCGAACCCTGACTACCCGAGAAACGGCACCATGAGCATCGTCGCCAACAAGAAGGCTTTTCATGACTACTTCATCGAAGAGAAACTGGAAGCCGGAATCGCCCTGGAGGGCTGGGAGGTCAAGGCGATTAGGGGTGGGCGGGCGAGCATCAAGGAATCGTATGTCGTCATCCGTAACGGCGAAGTGTTTCTTTTCGGTATGCATATCACGCCACTGCTGGCGGCGTCGTCGCATGTCAGGCCGGACCCGGTGCGCACCCGCAAATTGCTTCTGCACAACCGGCAAATTGGCAAGCTGATCGGTCAGGTCGAACGCGCTGGCTACACCCTGCTGCCGCTCGACCTGCATTTCCAGCGTGGCCGCATCAAGGTCGAGATCGGTCTGGCCAAGGGCAAGAAGCAATACGACAAGCGGGAAGCCGAAAAAGAACGCGACTGGGTGCGAGAGAAGGCCCGGCTGATGCGCGAGAAAGGTTGATCAACTCTCACTGATGCGTTGACGGACATAGTGAATATGGGTTTGCGCGGCTTGCCGCGCGGCCTCGGGTCTGCGCTCGACGATCGCATTGTGGATGGCCTGATGCTGCTCCATCAGTTGCCTCCCGGTGTCGGGATTGACTGCCATCTCCCGGAGGCTGCGCCGGACATGTTCGTGCAGCAGGCGCAAGACGCTGGCCAGAAGGTGTCCGTACAAGGCATTGTGTGCCGACTCGGCAACCGTCAGATGAAAAGCGACATCGGCAGCGACCTGGGCACTCCGGTCCGCGCCCAGATAGGCGGCATCAAGGCGGGCGTAAGCCGCATCGAGACGTTGCAGATCAGCGTCGGTGGCCCGCTGTGCGGCCAGCTCGGCTGCCGACGCCTCGAGCAAATGCCGGAACTCGAGCATGTCATGCTGCAGCGACGGGTGTTGATCGACCAATTGTTGCCAGGGATCCATGAAACTGGTGTTGAGCCGGTCGGTAACGTAGGTACCGCCGCCGTGGCGACTGACCAGCAGCTCGCGCGAGACCAGTTGCTTGATCGCTTCCCGCAGTGACGGGCGGGAGACTCCCAGTTCCACCGCCAGTTCGCGTTCGGCTGGCAGGCGGTCGCCTGGTTTCAGCGAGCCCTCCAGAATGCGCGTCTCGAGTTGGTGGGCGATGATGTCGGGGATGCGGGGCAGGTTGAGCTTACTGTAATTCATGCGGGTGGGTCGATAGGGTTGATCTGCTTGGAATTATGGCAGGAATCCAGTGGTCTGACCAGTTATCCTCGGCCAGGACGGCCGATCGGCCTGGCCGGTCTCGTTGGGCGATTTTCCAGCGCCGAGAGCTGCGCGGAGATTGACAAAATGCACGGGCAGTCTTAGAGTGGGAAAAATTGGTCTTACCACTTATTGGTCTTACCATTTTTTCGCCACGAAGAGAGGAGTCTACATGGAACAAACAGGCAGCCGCCAATACCCTGAAAAGCCGGCCAGAGTCTATCTTTTTGGGACTTGTCTGATCGATTTGTTCTGTCCGGAGGCTGGCATCGATACGGTTCGCCTGCTCGAACGCGAGGGAATCGAGGTTCATTTTCCCGCCGATCAGACATGCTGTGGGCAACCGGCACACAGCAGCGGCTTTCCCGAGCAGACCCGTGCGGTGGCGCTGTCGCAGTTGCGCCTGTTTCCCGAACCGTGGCCGGTGATCGTTCCTTCCGGTTCGTGCGCCGGCATGATGCGCCACCATTACCCCAAGATTTTCGCTGACGATGCGCGCCTCTTGTCCGAAGCCAAGGCGTTTGCCGAGCGGATTTTCGAACTCTCCGAGTTTCTTCTGCATGTCGTCAAGATCCGGCTGATTGATCAGGGCACACCAGCGCGGGTGGCGCTACATACTTCCTGCGCTGCCCGTCGAGAGATGAGTACGCACCTGCATGCGCGCGCACTGCTGGGCCAATTGCCGGGAGTCGAGGTCGCCCTACATGGACACGAATCCGAATGTTGTGGTTTCGGTGGGACATTCTCGCTCAAACACCCGGCGATCTCGTCGGCGATGGCCTGTGACAAGGTCGAGGCGATCAAGGAAACCGGTGCACAGACCTTCGTGTCCGCAGACTGTGGCTGCATGCTCAACCTCAACCACACGCTGCAGAAACGTGGGGATGACTTGCAGGGCCAGCATCTGGCCACTTTCCTGTGGCAACGCAGCGGTGGCGAAAGGGGGCAGCGATGAGCGCGCGTGACCGTATCCTGCAACGCCTGCGCGCGGCAGCACCGGGCATCACTCCAATACTGCCCGACGTGCATGCCTTTCACGCCGCCAGCGACGCTGAGCAACCGGCCAGCAGCCACGCGGGGCGCATCGAACTGTTCTGCGAAAAGATGGCTTTCTGGCATGGCGAAGTGGTGCCGGCGACGCACGCCAACTGGCCGCATAAGCTGCGCGAACTCTGTGTGGCCAAAGGAGTCCGTTCGTTGCTGCACGCCGAGCCACATGCAGCGGCGCTGCAGGCCGCCGGGATCGGCGGGCTGAAACCTTATGATCGACCGGTCGAGGGGTGGAAAAAGGAACTCTTCCAGGATACCGACGCCAGCCTGACCTCGACGCGCGGCGGCATTGCCGAGACCGGCACGCTGATCATCTGGCCGGACGCCAGCGAACCGCGCTTGATGTCGCTGGTGCCACCGATCCATTTTGCGCTGCTGGATGCGAGGCAGCTTTACGACAATTTTTTTACGGCAATGACCGATCAGGGCTGGAGTGAGCACCTGCCGACCAATGCGCTGCTCGTTTCGGGCCCGTCGAAGACCGCCGACATCCAGGTGACGCTCGCTTATGGTGCGCATGGCCCGAAAGAGTTGATCGTCCTGTTGCTGCTCGAAGAGGGCAAAATGGAGGTTCTGCAATGAATACCAGGCCGCTACAGTTCGTCCCCGCC contains:
- a CDS encoding HDOD domain-containing protein, which produces MYSLPEPIRHAMESGRAPSPPQILLRLLQMVDDDCTTMAELASLVEQDPGLCTRVLTAANSSALRRGNPLRSIESCLLALGTRLVRSIATCLSVQSLFDERTATRVVDLSGFWTHSLLVAELSRSLAAATSYQQPDEAYLAGLLHDVGELILLSALGEPYLKLIAACPDESALSAMEKESFGVDHGEIGTWLADQWHLDSSFADGILFHHQPAEQMLTGTHLTQVVWLAHALACDDEVSEELGQLAEQMFGNANSSLLSALRAQAAQRMCMLAEALGMTLQERQAGGRSTGLPRVLGMDPRPVPDTHSQIAHLIGNQALMQPLQDDLFALDSAAEVFSGLRASARILFDLNHLAFLLCDPLDGRLTGQGIAEQAPVFSQVSILPEEQRSLVAAAALSKQIRSSYDRDPPAAKSLMDLQFARAFASNGLLCIPMIGRRGTVGVMVAGLSAGQFARLGRRLPGLANFGRIAGNSLESWRAAQEVRVQIEDAVVERFTRQARHIVHEAGNPLTIIKSYLKILSAKLPQAAEVRHELNILNEEIERVASIVRRMRDTPEVQADEHTVDLGKLLRELLLLYREVLFDSRGIVVETLLPAQTVRIACDRNSLKQILLNLWKNASEALARGQRCRISLTDDILHQGRHFAELKIEDNGPGISEDAMRPLHHPADIRSRGNRGIGLSIVGALAQRLGIPVICRSKPGFGTMIALLLPIPERTPSLGSGQPQQKTVLSPDTSREQS
- a CDS encoding EAL domain-containing protein, coding for MKAIAEFEFSPQSLDIQETPCKILIVDDEERIRAAYRHLLAGEGRIIEECGSGSEARHRLEDRDVDVLILDLNLPDIHGLDIMEWMVHQHVPTAVVVFSGDESIDSAIRALRHGAFEFIRKHGDPQELIDTVDRVLHRRRIEREHALMTVRLEQSERLHRFLVEQSPDFIYTLDKDGLFIFVNGRVQAMLGYTREELLGKHYSMIVYPDDLEHARFVFNERRIGERASNNVEIRLQTRTRGVRHFENRTIVTILSAQGIYAANGQPTDRQFMGTSGVARDITDRKKAEETIAFQAFHDLLTGLPNRILFKDRLGVALKQAKRKNKRVGVMFIDIDRFKLVNDTYGHHEGDELLKCFAERSRSCLRSGDTLARQGGDEFTVLLPDLGNGDDATVIAAKMLAELKRPFKVAGLDFFTTVSIGIALYPDNGETPEVLLRNADIAMYQIKGRGKNGYLHYAPDMHSGHSMRLTLEGDLRQALEIGDQFELYYQPQISFSQRRTIGMEALIRWHHPRYGLMMPDTFIPLAEDTGMIVALGEWVIDRALCQLASWRSKGFTRLQLAINLSPKELERGDLPERIMRRLDTYAIPAEVLDIEITETLLMQDAEKNISTVKQLRNCGLKVSIDDFGTRYSSLNYLRRFPINSIKIDQSFVRDLNPDKQSSTSIIHAIACIARSFDLRILAEGVESEAQRQMLSGLECDDMQGFLFSQPLTAAAFEGFLSGSDFPARDRATAPLM
- the guaA gene encoding glutamine-hydrolyzing GMP synthase — its product is MSHQKILILDFGSQVAQLIARRVREQQVYCELHPYDVTAEFIRDFKPRGIILSGGPNSVYEVADFKVPSQVFKLGIPVLGICYGMQSMAEQLGGKVESSNRREFGYAEMRAHGHSALFKGIEDRRNAEGHGLLDVWMSHGDKVTELPPGFRIIGSNESTPIAAMADEERNFYAVQFHPEVTHTLKGREIIGRFVHDICGCGNDWNMPDYVAEAVDRVRSQVGTEEVILGLSGGVDSSVAAALIHRAVGDRLTCVFVDNGLLRLNEAAQVMRTFARNLGVKVVHVDATAQFMGHLQGVCDPEQKRKIIGREFVEVFQTEAGKLGNARWLAQGTIYPDVIESAGAKTRKAHTIKSHHNVGGLPEQLNLKLLEPLRELFKDEVRELGVALGLPHDMVYRHPFPGPGLGVRILGEVKPEFTDLLRRADAIFIDELRAAGWYEKTSQAFAVFLPVKSVGVMGDGRTYEYVIALRAVETQDFMTAQWAELPHRLLGKVSNRIINEVRGINRVVYDISGKPPATIEWE
- the guaB gene encoding IMP dehydrogenase, encoding MRLIQKALTFDDVLLVPAHSSIMPRDVTLRARLTRNISLNLPLVSSAMDTVTESRLAIALAQEGGIGIVHKNLSPKAQAAEVARVKRFESGILKDPITVPPNMSVRDVLALTHLHKISGVPVLDGQTVVGIVTNRDLRFETRLDQPVRNIMTPRDRLVTVREGATVEEGKALIHKHRLERVLVVNDAFELRGLITVKDIIKTTEHPDASKDASGRLRVGAAVGVGPGTEERAELLAEAGVDVLVVDTAHGHSQGVLDRVRWIKKNFPMVEVIGGNIATADAALAMLAHGADGVKVGIGPGSICTTRIVAGVGVPQITAIQMVFDALQGSGVPVIADGGIRYSGDISKAIAAGGDAVMLGGLFAGTEEAPGEVELFQGRSYKSYRGMGSIGAMAAGAADRYFQDAAANVDKLVPEGIEGRVPYKGPVLAVIHQLMGGLRSSMGYLGCRTIDEMHTKATFVEITSAGVRESHVHDVQITKEAPNYHIE
- a CDS encoding DUF4124 domain-containing protein, which codes for MKQFLLTAASVLFALAAQAQIYQWQDENNRTVISDLPPSGQVRQQRKIETETPAANASTGKTMADREMEFRKRQKDSREAAEKAEKEQRMNVQRKEDCEASRRSLQVLESGERLALRDSKGERYFIDDAQRAQEIAKVREAIQVNCK
- a CDS encoding RnfH family protein, with translation MPEMLMIEVVYALPTKQHLASLQLPAGSTVRQAIEASGLLQKYPEIDLTKNKVGIFAKLSKLDATLRDYDRVEIYRPLLADPKEVRKQRAAEGKVMKKRAGDSEVE
- a CDS encoding type II toxin-antitoxin system RatA family toxin gives rise to the protein MAMVKKSVLIEHSSQQMFDLVDRVEDYPQFLPWCSLTRCIFRDDTRTIATLHINYRSVKSHFTTENNKDSPFSMNMNLVDGPFRRLDGVWHFKPLAADACKIEFQLSYEFSSKMFEKVIGPVFSQIANTFVDAFVKRAYDVHGVPNA
- the smpB gene encoding SsrA-binding protein SmpB is translated as MSIVANKKAFHDYFIEEKLEAGIALEGWEVKAIRGGRASIKESYVVIRNGEVFLFGMHITPLLAASSHVRPDPVRTRKLLLHNRQIGKLIGQVERAGYTLLPLDLHFQRGRIKVEIGLAKGKKQYDKREAEKERDWVREKARLMREKG
- a CDS encoding FCD domain-containing protein, with the protein product MNYSKLNLPRIPDIIAHQLETRILEGSLKPGDRLPAERELAVELGVSRPSLREAIKQLVSRELLVSRHGGGTYVTDRLNTSFMDPWQQLVDQHPSLQHDMLEFRHLLEASAAELAAQRATDADLQRLDAAYARLDAAYLGADRSAQVAADVAFHLTVAESAHNALYGHLLASVLRLLHEHVRRSLREMAVNPDTGRQLMEQHQAIHNAIVERRPEAARQAAQTHIHYVRQRISES
- a CDS encoding (Fe-S)-binding protein is translated as MEQTGSRQYPEKPARVYLFGTCLIDLFCPEAGIDTVRLLEREGIEVHFPADQTCCGQPAHSSGFPEQTRAVALSQLRLFPEPWPVIVPSGSCAGMMRHHYPKIFADDARLLSEAKAFAERIFELSEFLLHVVKIRLIDQGTPARVALHTSCAARREMSTHLHARALLGQLPGVEVALHGHESECCGFGGTFSLKHPAISSAMACDKVEAIKETGAQTFVSADCGCMLNLNHTLQKRGDDLQGQHLATFLWQRSGGERGQR